TGCTGCCGGTAAACTGAAGGCAAACCACGATGTCGGTATGCGCAATGCGTGGAGCCTGAACACACCGGTCTCGATGAGGCAGCAGCTGGTGGTTTTCGAAGATGGTGAAAAAATCGAACTTCCCGAATCTCAATCCCCCCCTCGACGCGGCAGCGAAATCAGCAAGGCGGACGGAAGCATGGGAAAGGTCAAGGCTGTCGCATCTCCTAAACGCAGACGCCAGGCGATGAAATTGGTCTGCCTGGAGTGCCACAGCAAAGCCTTGACTGAGAGCTTCATGAATCAGTTTGACGACGTGGTAATACTGTTCAATGAAAAATTCGGTATTCCGGCAAAACGGATCATGCAGACCCTCTATTCCGATGGCCTGTTGACACCTGCCCCGTTTGACGAACCGATCGAATTCATCTACTGGGAGTTGTGGCACGATGAAGGAGCCCGCGCACGCCATGGCGCTTCGATGGCCAGTGCCAATCACACCTGGTGGGAAGGTATGTATCTGGTCGGAAGAAACTTCTATTCCCGGTTTCTACCTCAACTGGAAAGGATTGCCGGCGAGGAGAAGGCCAAAGAGCTGATCCAGGCATATGTGACATCAAACGATCATCACCAATGGCTGGAGCAACCGCAAAAATCCAACCCTATCCTCGGTTACGATATAAAAAGGCAAGCCGATGAGTAAGTGGAAATTGCCCTTATTTATTACCCGGCATGTACTCATAGCACTTGTTATCGGCGGTATTGCCGGGATCGGATTCATGTTGTTTCTGATTGAATTTGACGAGCTCACGAGTTCCGAAGCATTTTGCACCACCTGTCATTCCATGGAGATCGCGGCAGAAACCTACCGCTCATCGACACACTATAATCCTGTATCCGGTGTGCGCGCATCCTGTGGCGACTGTCATGTCTCCGAAGGTGTTTTTACCGCCACATGGGATCATTTCCTTGGTGGCAAGGATCTCCTGACCCAGATCTCGGGAAAGCTGTTTGGACCGGATTACGATGATCCGGTGATCAATACCCTGCATCTGCCTGAGGCGGCTTTCGCTGCCAGAGAATGGTTCAAGGCCAGGGACTCGGCCACCTGTAAGCGCTGCCATGTATTGGAAGCGATTCAAGGTAAGCGGGCTGATACCAATACCATCCATCGGGAGGAGACCAAAGGCAAAAGCTGCATCGACTGTCATATCAATCTGGTACACAGAAAGGTACCGGACGAGCAGACCTTCAAGAGAGAACGCTGGCTACAGATGGTTGAAGAGGAGTTCGGATTGGAACCTGGCAGTGCACAGCGGTTGCTGGCTGAATAAGCAACAAGCTTATCCAACCACCATCCAGCTGCTAGCTATTGGATACAATCCTTGAAACTCTTGCCGGGGATCAGACTCAGTACCGTCGCAACCAACATCACAAGCGGACTGATCAATACCATTCCCAATGCAATTGGCTGGAGAATCAGGAGTACAAAGTTTGAAGCGGTCCAATGCGCGATGACTTCAATCAGCATACCGCCGATCAGAAGCACACCGGCCAGTGTGACAACACCTCGAAGATGTTTACAGTTCAGAAATGACATGATACACCTCACTACTCGCGTATTAGTCATTGATAATATAATGACGAACAATCCATGAATGGTCACTGACAATTCTCAACGACTATCGATCATCAGCCTTTGACCACAAATCGCTATACATATTATCGGCATATATTAATATTTCATGATTTAATTATATACCTTTTTCACGATTTTTGATTGTTATTGTGATATCCGTCAACAAATCATGCGCATCACTATATGATACGTCCCTATTTTTTTATTTATTTCTGTAAGTTACGACAATTAAGGATGAGCATTTGACAGTTACAGCGTCTAATGTCGGGTTATTAATGATTGGTTTAAACCGGTGATTCCGCCATAAAATGTTCGTTCGGCAGATTTATGCATCTATCTTATTGTTTTGTATATACTTAATACCTCATAAGTCAGCCTTGCTATCGACTTTAAGCGATTTCAGTTTCATCCAGCTCGATGTAGTCCCCCCGTTGAAATCGCGGTGTACAAAGCGCAAGAAATATCAAATCCTCGTCGCCCGTATTGCATATCCGTTGATAACAGCCTGAGGGAATCAACACCACATCCCCGGCACTAACGATCTGTATCGGCAGCCCCTCGACCTCCACCCTTCCCATTCCACTGAGGATGCAGTAGCGCTCAACGCTATGATTCAATCGATGCAGCCGGGTGGTTACGCCGGGTTCAACTCTGGCGCGTGCGATCGACAGGTCACCATCCTCCTCATGATTCGACAGTTCGTTGATATAACAGCCTTCTTGGAAAAAGTACTCCTTTGACGCATCATGCCGTAAGATTTTTGCCTGCATACTGCCTCCCGGGTAAGCCATATCGTCGGCAACATAACATAGAGGTCATTTGTGTCACTATTTTCACTCGATCCGGCCATCATCTACCTGAACCATGCCGCTGTTGCGCCCTGGCCGGAACGCACTGTCGCCGAAGTGGTTCGATTTGCACAGGAAAACGGATTCAAGGGCTCCTCCCACTATGCGCGCTGGCTAGGGGTCGAGGGCGAACTGCGCAGCTTACTGGCGCAGTTGATCAATGCGCCGTCAGATAATGACATTGCCTTACTGAAAAGCACATCCGAAGGCCTGTCGATGATTGCATATGGCCTCGATTGGCAGTCGGGTGACAATATCGTGTCGATCGCCCAGGAGTTTCCTTCCAATCGCATCGTCTGGGAATCACTCCGGAACCAGGGCGTCGAACTCCGGTTACTGGATCTGAATCAGAGTCAAGATCCGGAAAAAGACCTGATCGCACTGTGTGACGATAAAACACGACTATTGTCAGTGAGTTCTGTTCAATATGCGGCAGGAGAGCGACTGCAGCTGAAGGGCTTGGGCGAATATTGCAGGACCCATGATGTGATCTTCGTGGTCGATGCCATTCAGAGTCTGGGCGCATTCCCCTTCGATCTGTCGGAGTGTCATGCCGATATTGTGGTGGCTGACGGTCATAAATGGATGCTGGGACCGGAAGGTGTCGCTCTCTTCTATTGCGACTCGGCACTGCGGCCACGACTCAAGCTGCACCAGTTTGGCTGGCATATGGTGGAAGCCATGGGGGATTTCGATCGTATCGATTGGCAACCGGCAGATAGCGCGAGACGATTTGAGTGCGGCAGTTCGAACATGCTGGGTATCCACGCACTGCGTGCGAGTCTCAGTCTCATCCACGAGCTCGGACTGGATAGAATCTCTACTGACATCACCAGAAATGCCGAATTCGTTATCGATCAAGTGGACACAGCAGGATTTGAACTGCTGACCCCGAGAGAACCACTGAAACGGGCAGGAATCGTAACATTCCGCGTACCCGATAGAGATAACCATGCCCTTTATCAAGGCCTTATGCAGCAGCAGGTTGTGTGTGCATTTCGCGGCGGCGGAATTCGCTTCTCACCCCATTTTTACAACCATGAAGAGGGAATAGAAACGGCATTCAAACGCCTGTCGGAACTGCTTTAGAACCAGAATATTAAAGATCGATTATTTAATGATTTAAATCAAGCAAAAAAACTATCACTGGCATATAGTATTTAACAGGTTCAAGGAACAGCACCATAACAGGCCATGAACCGACACAATAATAAATAGGGGTGTTGAGGCTGGGTGGTAACTCACCACCTGACGAGATATTAGAAAGTGATATGAAGGAGACATTGTGCCATGAAAAAAACCTTAAAAACTGCTGCTGTAGCTGCAATCGCCGGATCCGCTCTGTTGACTACTCTACCCGCTCAGGCATTCTGGGGTCCTTTTGATTGGTTTGATGACGACGACTGGTATGGGCCTGGATATGGACCTTGGGGCTATCCCGGCTACTATGGCTATCCCGGCTACGGCTATGGCTATCCCGGCTACGGTTATGGCTATCCCGGCTACGGTT
This sequence is a window from Candidatus Thiodiazotropha sp. LNASS1. Protein-coding genes within it:
- a CDS encoding cytochrome c3 family protein — its product is MSKWKLPLFITRHVLIALVIGGIAGIGFMLFLIEFDELTSSEAFCTTCHSMEIAAETYRSSTHYNPVSGVRASCGDCHVSEGVFTATWDHFLGGKDLLTQISGKLFGPDYDDPVINTLHLPEAAFAAREWFKARDSATCKRCHVLEAIQGKRADTNTIHREETKGKSCIDCHINLVHRKVPDEQTFKRERWLQMVEEEFGLEPGSAQRLLAE
- a CDS encoding cupin domain-containing protein; translated protein: MQAKILRHDASKEYFFQEGCYINELSNHEEDGDLSIARARVEPGVTTRLHRLNHSVERYCILSGMGRVEVEGLPIQIVSAGDVVLIPSGCYQRICNTGDEDLIFLALCTPRFQRGDYIELDETEIA
- a CDS encoding aminotransferase class V-fold PLP-dependent enzyme — encoded protein: MSLFSLDPAIIYLNHAAVAPWPERTVAEVVRFAQENGFKGSSHYARWLGVEGELRSLLAQLINAPSDNDIALLKSTSEGLSMIAYGLDWQSGDNIVSIAQEFPSNRIVWESLRNQGVELRLLDLNQSQDPEKDLIALCDDKTRLLSVSSVQYAAGERLQLKGLGEYCRTHDVIFVVDAIQSLGAFPFDLSECHADIVVADGHKWMLGPEGVALFYCDSALRPRLKLHQFGWHMVEAMGDFDRIDWQPADSARRFECGSSNMLGIHALRASLSLIHELGLDRISTDITRNAEFVIDQVDTAGFELLTPREPLKRAGIVTFRVPDRDNHALYQGLMQQQVVCAFRGGGIRFSPHFYNHEEGIETAFKRLSELL